ATTGGTGTTCCAGATAAATGCCAATCCTGTTCCGAATGCGCCGAGAGCGATCATCGATCCGACGATTGCCGGTGTCAGGTGCATCGGCGTGTTCGCGATGACCGGCGACGCGATCACCATGAACAATGCTCCGATGCTGATCTGTAGCAACGCGATGGTGCGGGTATCGACACCGAGTGGAAGGACGAAGCGGCGGAGGTAGACAAACGAGACGCCGTACGACGCGGTCGCGCCGAGGCAGGCGATCTGCGCGCTGACGCTGCCACCAACTCCGATGTTCCACGGGGACAACACAATCAGTACACCGAGGAATCCGAGCATGAGACCACTGGCTTTGTATCGGGTCAAGGTTTCCCCGGGCAGGAACGCGAGGGACGCTGCCATGGTCATGAGCGGCGTCGTGGCATTGTAGATGCTGGCGAGTCCCGAAGACATGCTCTGTTCAGCCCAGCTGAACAACAGCCACGGAATCACACATTGCAGCGCGGCCAGAAACGACATGTGCTTCCAAATCCGAGGGTCCCGTGGCAATCCGATCCTATTCAGCGCTGATACGAGCGCCAACGCCAGTGCGCCGAAAACCAAGCGCCACAGCACAACTTGAGTGAAGGACAGCCCTTCGAGGCCGACCTTCATAAAGAGGAAACTTGCTCCCCACACGACCGACGCGGCGATGTACTGGAAGAGCAGACTCGCCTTCACAGGGTGAATTCACCGTGGGGGCTCACGTCCCGGCGGGTGTCGGGCGTGCGGCCGGCCAGTGCGAGGATATTGAGGACGAGAAGAAAGATCAGACTGACGATGATGATTGCCATGCACAAAGCTTGACGCAGCACGACATGCAGCAATAGTGGCAGAAATGCCATACTTGAACGATTTTCTGCCACGCGGTCGTTTTTTCTGTCAGACTCGAAAGATGCTCGAAAAAGTGGTGGTCCCACTGATGCCGATGACAGAGGCTTTCGAACTCGGGGTGGCCTGCGAGGTGTTCGGATTCGATCGCTCGGACGAAAATTTGCCGGCCTACGATTTCTCGTTGATCGCAGCAGTTCCAAGCCCTATCCGAACTCGGTTCGGATACGGAATCGATGTTCCGTACAATCTCGACGCACTCGACGACGCGGATTTGATCATCGTGTCGGCCGGCGGAACCTACGCCGCAGACGACTACATGTGCGCCCCGCGCCCCGATTCGAGCGCCGATCCACTTCTCCTCAAACTCCAGGAAGCAGTGGCACGCGGCTCGAAAGTGGCGAGTCTGTGCACCGGTGCCTTCATCTTGGGAGCGGCAGGCTTGCTCGACGGCAAGCGGTGCACCACCCACTGGCGCCACGCCCAGCGATTGGCCGACGCGTATCCGGACGCCAAGGTCGACCCCGACGTGTTGTACGTCGACGAGGATCCTGTTTTCACGAGCGCCGGAACGGCTGCGGGAATTGACCTGTGTCTGCATATCGTCCGGAAGGAGCAGGGCAGCCGTGTCGCGAACGGGATCGCGAGACGCATGGTTGTTCCGCCGCACCGCGATGGCGGGCAAGCCCAGTACGTCGCCAGTCCCCTTGCCACAGTTCCTGATACAACTTTGAGCCCGTTACTCGATTGGATGACGGCACACCTTGCCGAGAACCTCACGGTGACGAGGGTGGCTGCACGCGCCAACATGTCACCTCGAACCTTCGCCCGCCGTTTCCAATCGGAAACGGGCTCAACGCCCGCTCGCTGGCTCAGTGATCAGCGCGTTCTCGCCGCCCAGCACCTACTCGAGAACAGTGACCTGCCCGTGGACGTCATAGCCGAGCGGGTGGGTTTCGGCGGTGGCGCGGTTCTTCGCCAGCACTTTCTCCGGTTGCGGTGCACAACACCGCAGGCTTACCGCCGAACATTCCGGGCTGTCACGCAGCCCGAGTCCCCGTCTGCATGATTTTCCCCACAATCCGCGAGCAGAGTTACCCTGTAGATACTCGCCGAGCAGTGACGTGTGCATTCTCAAGCGGCCGCCCTGCGGTCCGCTCGAAGCTTTCTCGGTGACGTCTACACACCGAAAGCGATTGGACCGGATCGAAGTAACTGATGATCGAGAATCATCCGCCGCGGACTTTGCACGGCGAGACAACACAGCGCAGCGAGATGACACAGCGCGGCGACATATCCCGGAGCACCCTGGTCACCGACGAACTGACGGTGGCAGGCTTCGAGGGGGCCCGCGAGATCGGCCGCGGCGGCTTCGGAGTCGTATTCCGTTGTTCACAGCCCGCACTCGATCGCATCGTGGCTGTCAAAGTGTTGACCGGCGAATTCGACAGTGAGAATCTCGCCCGATTCCTCCGTGAACAGCGCGCCATGGGTCGACTGACCGGTCACCCGAACATTGTCAATGTCCTGTCGGTAGGCGCGACCAGCAGCGGTCGGCCCTACATCGTGATGCCCTACCACCTTCAAGGTTCGCTGGCAGCCTGGATCCACACACAAGGTCGGTTCGAATACGACGCGGCCTGCCGGCTGGGAATCAAAGTTGCGGGAGCGTTGGAAACCGCACATCGCGCGGGGATCCTGCATCGCGACGTCAAGCCTGCAAACGTGCTTCTGACCGACTACGGCGAACCCGAACTTGCCGATTTCGGCATTGCCCACGTGAACGGCAATCGCAACGACCGGCCCCACGTACACGTGGTCGACGTCTTCAAAACTGCGAGGGGTGTCGTCACCGGTTCTCCTGCGTTCACCGCCCCGGAGATCCTGCGTGGAGACCAGTCGAATGCTGCTGCTGACATCTACAGCCTCGGCGCGACCCTACTCTCAGCCGTTACCGGCAAGCCTGTTCCGGACACCGCCGAAGCCGATCTCCCCCGCGACGTGCGTGTAGTCCTCGAACGGGCGATGTCCCCGTATCCCGGTGACAGACCGACTTCCGCCGCCGAATTCGGCGAGGAACTTCAAGAGACTCAACGCCGTCTCGGATGGTCGGTCGACGACATGGCATTGAATTCCGGACTGAATCCCGGACTGAATTCCGGACTGAACGCCCCGGAATCGAACGTTTCGAAGCCTCACATTACTTTCTCACCCCCACGTGAAGCCGACTCCGCATCCGGAAACGCCGCAAGACCCACCCGCGACGCGACAGGCAACCTACCGCTCGATCTGACCAGTTTTGTCGGGCGGCGCCGCGAGTTGGCCGAAACGAAAAAGGTGTTGACCACCAACCGGCTAGTGACGCTCGCCGGCGTGGGAGGCGTCGGCAAAACCAGACTTGCACTGCAAGTTTCTCGAAATTGTCGGCAGGTGTTTCCCGATGGAATCTGGTTGGTCGAACTGGGCGAACTTCGAGACGAGCCGCTCGTGGCCGAGGTAGTGGCCGCGTCACTCGGATTGCGGAACCTGTCAGCACGACCGGTGCAGGAGATGTTGGTCGAGCACTTGCGTCCGCATCGAGCGTTGTTGGTGCTCGACAACTGTGAGCAGATGCTCGACGCCATCGCTGGGCTCAGTCAGGCGTTGTTGCAGACGTGCCCGGAGTTGCGGATCCTGGCGACGAGCCGCGAGCCCCTCGGCATCGGTGGGGAGACGGTGCTCCGACTCTCACCGCTGACGATCCCGGATCCGGATCAATCACCCTCACTGCAAGGATTGTCGGGCTACGACGCCGTGACATTGTTCATCGAACGCGCATCCGCTGTGGTTCCCACCTTCGCGATCACCGAGGACAACCGGGCATCGGTGACTCAGATCTGCCATCGACTCGACGGACTTCCGCTCCCCATCGAGTTGGCAGCAGCTCGATTGCGTTCCATGTCCACCACTCAGATTCTCGAGCATCTCACCGACCGGTATCGGCTTCTGACCGGTGGCAACCGGACAGCACCGACGCGCCAGCAAACCTTGCAGTTGTGCGTGGACTGGAGCTACGAATTGTGCACACCGCTGGAGCAGAAGCTGTGGGCTAGGTTGTCCGTGTTCACGGGCGGTTTCGAGTTGGACGCGGTGGAGGGAATCTGCGCCGACGAGTTGACATCGGCCGAGGTGCTGGATGTGCTGGTCTCGCTGATCGACAAATCGATCCTCATTCGCGAGGAGCCGACGGCGGTGGTGCGGTACCGGTTCCTCGAGACTCTGCGGGAGTACGGCGCGGAGAAACTGGCCGAGTCGGGCGAAGCCGCGCTCTTGCGCCTTCGACATCGGGAGTGGTTCGAGCAGTTGGCATTACGGGCAGCGGCCGAGTGGATCGGCCCCGCACAACTGGACTGGATCGCCAGGTTGGGACGTGAGCAGCCAAATCTGCACGAGGCCATGGAGTTGTGCATCGCGGAATCAGCTTCGGACAACGAATCCGGCACAGCCAGCACCGAGGCCGGGCTTCGGATTGCGGGCGCAATCTTTCCGTTCTGGTTCTCCCGCGGCCTGTTCAGCGAGGCCCGACACTGGTTCGACCGCATTCTCGCGTGCAAGTCGGACCAACCGACGGTTGCCCGACTGGAAGTGCTCTACGCCGCCTGCCGGCTCGCCGGTATTCAAGGCGACGCCGCGCCGGCCGCTGTTCTCGTCGAGGAAGCACGCGTGTGCGCCGACGCTCTGGGAAGTCCGGACGCTGATGCGCTCGCGTCGTACGCCTACGGGGTTGTTGCTCTGTTCAGCGGCAATCCGGATCGTGCGGTCCGCGACATCACTCGGGCATTCGAAGTGTTCCGCCCCGAGGACAACCTGCTTCGATATGTGTGGGCGTTGAACCATCTCGGCCTGGCCTACCACCAGGTTGGCGACACCAGTCGCGCTATTGCGTGCTACGACGAGTCGCTGTCGATCACCGAGCCTCTGGGAGAAACCGTCTACCGGGGACGTTCGTGCTGGAATCTCGGGCTCGCGCTGTGGGCGGACGGAAACCATGCGCGGGCGGAGGCGCTTCTGAGAAAGGGCCTGAAACTCGCTCGGCTCGTGGATGACCCGTTCGGTTCGGCGTGGTGCATGGAAGTTCTGGCGTGGATCGCGGCTGACGCGAAGCGATACCAACGCGCCGCCATATTGATGGGTGCCGTGCAGACGCTGTTGGACGAGATCGACACTCCGGCGATCCGGGTTCTCGGCATGACTGCCAATCATGAGGAGTGCGCGCGGGTATCGAAGCTCGAACTCGGCGCTCGAAAGTTCGAGACCGAGTTCAAGAAGGGTGCGAAGCTGAAGGTCTCGGAGGCCACGGCCTTGGCGCTCGACGAGAATCCACCGATCACCGTCCCGTCAGACAACGACGGTCCGAGTCTGACCAAGCGCGAATCGGAAGTCGCCGACCTCGTCGCCCAAGGGCTGACGAACAAAGCGATCGCCGCAAAACTCGTGATTTCGATACGCACCGCCCAAGGTCACGTCGAACATATCCTCACGAAGCTCGGGTTCACCTCGCGTGCCCAGATCGCAGGATGGGTAGTCGAACGGGCTCGTAGCGTCACGTGAGGCTGAAGTGAGGAAACCGTTCTCCCGGCTCCTTGCACCGAAACGCTACTCGCGACTTCCTGTCAGGCATCGTGTGCTGAACAGGATCTATCAGCGTGTACAGCCACGGACCTTCGTCCAACTCGACAATCGCAATGATCGGAATCCGCGCATATCCTGACGCGCACTTCTCTTCACGTACATATCGCCACGAGACGATGGTGCCCGTGCCACAGCACGGCACTGTGTGGAGAAACCGGCAGCCACATTCAGGGCAGGACGATGTCAGTGGTGCTGACAGCCTCCCGCACCCATCGCAGTGCAGAATTGTCAGGCATCGAATATCTGTAGTTCGACTGTCCGTCACTCTCTGCACCTCGCGATGTCTGGGGTCGTTCGATCAGTACCGGCGTGCGGCGTGGAAAGGCATCGAGTCGACCGGCGCGTACTTGACCGACTCTCCGGATGTCGGCGCATGCACTACCGTGCCGTTGCCGGCATAGATGCCAACGTGGTCGCCGCCGTAGTAGAGCACCAGGTCGCCCGGCTGCAGGTCTGCCCGAGATACGGGGATGCCGCCGGCTTCCTGCGCATAAGTCGTGCGCGGGATCGATACACCGGCCTGCGCGTATGCCCACTGAACCAGTCCGGAGCAGTCGAACGAGCTAGGCCCGGTCGCGCCCCACACGTACGGTGCCCCGATCTTCGACTCCGCTGCGTTCACGGCCTGCGATCCGGCTGACGAGTAGAAGGCAACCTGCTGAACGTGAGTCGACTGGGACGGGACTGCCAGCGGCTGAGCACTCGCGCCGGTGACAGTGGAGGCAAAAGCTCCGGAGGTGAGCGCACCGATAACGATGGCGCTACGAAGAATGCGGGTCAGAACGGTGGTTCGAGCGGTAGTGCGTACGGCCATGAGCTTGTGGATTTCCCTTCAGGGTGTCCCGCTGCCCGGTCGGGTTGCGGTGATGCCCACAACTCTGTCGGCGGTTCGCGCTCCTGGCTTCCGCTGAATTGCCCATGGCATACCTGTTTCGGTTCTGCGCCCGGAACCACGTATTTGATGTGCCACGCGTCACCCACTGCCGACACGTGGGCTCCCATCTTCAGACCTGCGAGTCTGTTCCAGCCCGGACAAATATGCATTTATGCTGGTAGATGCAGCAATGAGAGTTTCGAGGTAGGTACGTGTAGGTACCTGTCCAGGTACTTCGGCCCCATCCATGCAGCCTCGTGTGCAGTTCGATCGACCCCGCAGGGAAGAATTGTCGATTCCTCGGCGTTGCACAGACCAACAGCTGCTGCTTCACAGCGCACCGAACTATGGAAAGGACCCTCGTGGCCACCCAGACACTCACCCAGGCGAACTTCGACGAAACCATCAACGGCAGCGATGTCGTACTCGTGGACTTCTGGGCTTCGTGGTGCGGCCCATGCCGCCAGTTCGCTCCCACCTTCGAGGCTTCCGCGGACAAGCATGCCGACGTTGTCCATGCCAAGGTCGACACCGAGGCTGAGCAGGGTATCGCCGCAGCGGCGAACATCCGCTCCATCCCCACGATCATGGCTTTCCGTGAGGGCGTCCTCGTGTTCAACCAGGCCGGCGCTCTGCCCGCCCCCGCACTCGAGGATCTGATCACTCAGGTCAAGGCACTCGACATGGACGAGGTGCGCAAGCAGATCGCAGAACAGTCTGCTTCCGCCGAGTAACTGTCACAACAAGAATGGCGCAGGGAAATCGAATTCGATTGCCCTGCGCCATTTTTCATTGCACAGATCAGTGTGCGGCGCTGTCCCAACTGCGGCCGGTGCCGACCGAGACATCGAGCGGAACAGACAGTTCGATAGCGGTGGACATCTTGTCCTTGACCAGCGCTGTGACCTGCTCGAGTTCGGAAGCCACGACCTCGAGTACCAACTCGTCGTGAACCTGCAACAGCATCCGCGATTTGAGTCCAGCATCGGCAAGCGCCTTCTGGACGTTGATCATCGCGACCTTGATGATGTCGGCTGCCGTGCCCTGGATGGGCGCATTGAGCGCGGCGCGCTCGGCAACCTCGCGGCGCTGACGGTTGTCGCTGTTGAGATCGGGCAGGTAGCGACGACGGCCGTAGAGCGTCGAGGTGTAACCGTCCTTGCGCGCTTGCTCGACCACGGCGTGGAGGTAGTCACGTACGCCGCCGAATCGCGCGAAGTAGGCATCCATCTGCTGCTTTGCCTCTTCGGTCGATATCTTGAGCTGTGACGCCAAGCCGTAGGCACTGAGTCCGTAGGCGAGTCCGTACGACATTGCCTTGACCCGACGACGCAATTCCGGGATGACCTCCTCGATCGGCACGCCGAATGCGCGCGAACCGACAAAGCTGTGCAGGTCCTCACCGGTGTTGAATGCCTCGATGAGCCCTTCGTCGCCCGACACATGCGCCATGATTCGCATTTCGATCTGGCTGTAGTCGGCGGTCAGCAGCACGTCGAAGCCGTTGCCGACCACAAAACCGTCGCGGATCTCGCGTCCCGCTTGGTTGCGCACGGGGATGTTCTGCAAGTTCGGGTCGGTTGACGACAGGCGGCCGGTCGCAGCGACGGTCTGGTTGAACGTGGTGTGAATCCGCCCGTCTTCGGCGACTGACTTGAGCAGGCCGTCCACGGTGACTTTCATGCGTGTTGCGTCGCGGTGCGCAAGGAGGTGCTCGAGGAACGGGTGCCCGGTCTTGTCGAAGAGGCCCTGCAATGCCTCGGCGTCCGTTGTGTAACCCGTCTTGGTCTTCTTGGTCTTGGGCATGTCGAGGTCCTCGAAGAGCACAACCTGCAACTGCTTCGGGGAACCGAGATTGATCTGCTTGTCGATCACGGCGTACGCCGAGTTGGCGGCGTCGGATACCTCGGAGGCGAACCGACTCTGCAGATCGTGCAGGTGCGCGGTGTCGACTGCAATACCCGTTGCCTCGATCTGTGCGAGTTCGATCGTCAACGGCAACTCCATGTCGGAGAGCAGCGACGTCGACTCGATCGATTCGAGTTCGTTGTCGAGTGCCTGCGCAAGGTCGAGTACGGCCTGCGCACTGAGCATTGCGGTCTCTGCCGCCTCGGCGTCGAGCTGATCTGTGTCGTCGAGCAGCGAGAGCTGTTCCTGCCCTGATGATTCGGCGCGCAGTTCACGCTTGAGGTAACGGAGCGAGAGGTCGTCGAGGTTGAAGGACCGTTGACCGGGACGCACCAAATATGCCGCGAGTGCGGTGTCGCTGGTCAATCCGCCCAAGGTCCACCCGCGGCCACGTAGGGCATGGATTGCCCACTTGGCCTCGTGCACAGCCTTGGGCTCGGACACATCGGCCAGCCAATCACCGAGTGCTGCTTCGTCTTCCGCAGTGGCCGACGTGGTGGAAATGTAGGCGCACTCACCGTCGGACGCCGCGATGGCAAGTGCGCTCACGTCGCCGGCGAACGTGCTGCGGGTTCCGAGGACGGCAACGCCGTGACGGGATCCGGTGCGTGCGTGAGCGTCCAGCCACTCCGCAACTGCACCCGGCGCAAGTGCGTCGCCGCTGACCTCGAAGCCCTCTTCTGCTTCGGGCTCGGAGGACGACAATGTCGCAAACAGGCGATCGCGGAGAACCTTGAACTCGAGGTCGTCGAACAACGCGTGGATCTTCTCGCGATCCCACGGAGCCAGTACCAGTTGCTCGGGTGTGTACGGGAGCGGCACGTCCCGAATCATCTCGGTGAGCTGACGGTTGAGCAACACATTGGCGAGGTTTTCCCGCAACGAGTCGCCCACCTTGCCCCGGACCTTGTCGACGTTGTCGACCAAACCCTGCAGGTCTCCGTATTCACGAATCCACTTGGTAGCGGTCTTCTCCCCCACTCCCGGGATGCCGGGAAGGTTGTCACTCGGGTCGCCGCGCAGCGCCGCGAAATCCGGGTACTGGGCCGGCGACAGGCTGTATTTTTCCTCGACTGCGTCGGGTGTGAACCGGGTGAGTTCCGACACGCCCTTCTTCGGGTACAGCACCGTCACGTTCTCCGTGACCAGTTGCAGTGAGTCGCGGTCGCCCGTGACAACGAGTACGCGGTACCCGAGCGCTTCGGCTTGCGTCGTCAACGTGGCGATGACGTCGTCGGCTTCGAAGCCTTCCTCGGCCATGACCGGAATCCCCATCGCGCCGAGAACGTCCTTGGTGATGTCGATCTGCCCCTTGAACTCGTCCGGAGCCTTGGCGCGTTGCGCCTTGTACTCCGGAAACAGCTCCGCGCGGAACGTCTGACGGGAAACGTCGAACGCAGCGGCCAAGTGGGTGGGCTGTTCGTCACGGAGCAGATTGATCAGCATCGACGTGAAGCCGTACACCGCATTGGTGGTTTGACCACTTTGTGTCTTGAAGTTCTCCGCCGGCAACGCGTAGAAGGCACGAAATGCCAGAGAATGCCCGTCGAGAAGCATCAAAAGGGGACGATCGTCTGCCTTGCCGGACGTGCCGGTTGCGGCGGTGGACGTGCTGGACCGAGTCGTGGTTGCGGGGCTCACGGTTCATCAGTCTAGGGATTCGGACCGACACACATGCCGCCCACGGTCCTTTACGCAGTAACACGCCCGAAATCCGGTCAATCGCAGCTCTGCGAAGCTTCGATACGGAACCGAAACATGCCGGAAATCGCAGAACCCCGTCTGGAGCGAACAGAGCCGTTAGAGTCCGGAAATCGCAGCAACGGGCTGACACCTCGCTGGCTGCGCGGCAACCTTGTCCCGACCCGCTCGGAGGACGTACGTGGCCCCACCCGTAGTGAAACGGCATACCCTCGCCACATTGAGCCGAATCCTGGCCTTTGCCCTGCTCGTCATAATTGCTGTACTCACTTTCGCGGGAACCGCGTCGGCGCAGGAACCGACCACCACCCCCGAATCTCCGACCATCTCGACCGCACCTGCAGTACCGGACAATGCCGTTCCCGTCAGCGGCAACCTCAACAACGGGGGAACACGGCTTGAAGGCGTGACCGTTCGCGCCCTTGACTCGTCCGGCGCCGAAGTCGCTACCGGTGAATCCGCCCAGAACGGCCGTTGGGAATTGGCGGTCGCTCCGGGTGTCTACACATTCGAAATTGTTGCCGACACCCTTCCGGACGGGGTGAGCGTGCAGGCCACCGTCGAACGCGAAGTGATCGCCGGCCGCGCGAACACGGTGATCTTCTCGTTCGGCGAAGTGCGCACCGCATCCAATGTGAGCTTCGGTGAGAAACTCGTCAGAACAACCGTCGACGGTCTCCGCTTCGGACTCGTGATCGCCATCGCCGGTGTCGGATTGAGCCTGATCTACGGAACCACCGGGCTGACCAACTTCGCACACGGTGAGATGGTGACTCTAGGCGCCGTCGCCGCGTGGGCATTCAACACCTCGGTCGGAATCCCCTTGATACCGGCGACGCTGCTCGCGATCATCGTCGGCATCGGCATCGGCGTTCTGACCAACGGGGTTGTCTGGAAACCCCTGCGCAAACGCAAGACCGGATTGATCGCACAGTTGGTCGTCTCGATCGGACTTGCCATCGCCCTGCGCTACCTGATTCTGATCTTCTTCTCCGATCGCGCCGAACCCTTCGACGACTACCAAGGTCAGGTCGAGAAGAACTGGGGACCGATCGCGCTGACAGACGCCAATGCCGCTGTCATGGTCGTCAGTTTGATCGTGTTGGTCGGCGTGGCACTGCTTCTGCAGAAGACGCGCATCGGAAAGGCAATGCGCGCCGTTGCCGACAACCGCGACCTCGCCGCGTCGTCCGGTATCAACGTCGAACGCGTGATCATGTTCGTCTGGGGACTCGGCGGCGGATTGGCTGCCCTCGGCGGCGTCTTGTTCGGCATCTCCGAGCTCGGTGGACGCGTCCAGTGGGAGATGGGATTCAAACTCCTACTCCTGATGTTCGCGGGTATCACCCTCGGCGGACTCGGCACCGCCTACGGTGCACTTCTCGGGTGCGTCATAGTCGGCCTGCTGGTTCAGCTTTCGACGTTGATCATCAATCCCGACCTCAAATACATCGGCGGGCTTCTCGTCTTGATCGTGATTCTCGTGGTTCGCCCTCAGGGCATCCTCGGATCCAGACAACGGATCGGGTGAGTGGATATGGACATCATCGGAGCACTCCAAGTCTCCTTCGCCCAGTTCATCGGGCCGTCGGCGATCTTCTACGCGTTGTTGGCCATCGGCCTCAACTTGCACTTCGGTTATGCCGGCCTGCTGAACTTCGGCCAGATCGGTTTTGCCTTGCTCGGTGGGTACGGCGTCGGCATCATGACGGTGACATACGACCAACCGCTGTGGCTGGGAATCATCGTCGGACTGACCGCTGCGGGCCTTCTCGCATTGGTCCTCGGCATTCCGACTCTTCGCCTGCGCGCGGACTACCTCGCCATCGTCACCATTGCCGCCGCGGAGATCCTGCGACTGATCTTCCGGTCGACGGCATCGGACTCCGTCACCGGATCGACCAACGGACTCTTCAGCTTTGCCGAACCCTTCACCTCGTTGAGCCCGTTCGACTCTGCAAAGCAGTACTCGTTCCTCGGTGTGAAGTTCTACGGCGACGACCTGTGGTCGATGGTCGTGGGATGGACTCTCGTGCTGATTCTCTGCGGAATTGTGTATCTGCTCAGCCACA
The nucleotide sequence above comes from Rhodococcus sp. KBS0724. Encoded proteins:
- a CDS encoding DMT family transporter, encoding MKASLLFQYIAASVVWGASFLFMKVGLEGLSFTQVVLWRLVFGALALALVSALNRIGLPRDPRIWKHMSFLAALQCVIPWLLFSWAEQSMSSGLASIYNATTPLMTMAASLAFLPGETLTRYKASGLMLGFLGVLIVLSPWNIGVGGSVSAQIACLGATASYGVSFVYLRRFVLPLGVDTRTIALLQISIGALFMVIASPVIANTPMHLTPAIVGSMIALGAFGTGLAFIWNTNVVQGWGPTAASTVTYLSPVVGVALGALVLGESIGWNQPLGAVIVIAGILVTKRATRSPIRVESATTPLSHPRPTA
- a CDS encoding helix-turn-helix domain-containing protein, with amino-acid sequence MLEKVVVPLMPMTEAFELGVACEVFGFDRSDENLPAYDFSLIAAVPSPIRTRFGYGIDVPYNLDALDDADLIIVSAGGTYAADDYMCAPRPDSSADPLLLKLQEAVARGSKVASLCTGAFILGAAGLLDGKRCTTHWRHAQRLADAYPDAKVDPDVLYVDEDPVFTSAGTAAGIDLCLHIVRKEQGSRVANGIARRMVVPPHRDGGQAQYVASPLATVPDTTLSPLLDWMTAHLAENLTVTRVAARANMSPRTFARRFQSETGSTPARWLSDQRVLAAQHLLENSDLPVDVIAERVGFGGGAVLRQHFLRLRCTTPQAYRRTFRAVTQPESPSA
- a CDS encoding protein kinase domain-containing protein, giving the protein MIENHPPRTLHGETTQRSEMTQRGDISRSTLVTDELTVAGFEGAREIGRGGFGVVFRCSQPALDRIVAVKVLTGEFDSENLARFLREQRAMGRLTGHPNIVNVLSVGATSSGRPYIVMPYHLQGSLAAWIHTQGRFEYDAACRLGIKVAGALETAHRAGILHRDVKPANVLLTDYGEPELADFGIAHVNGNRNDRPHVHVVDVFKTARGVVTGSPAFTAPEILRGDQSNAAADIYSLGATLLSAVTGKPVPDTAEADLPRDVRVVLERAMSPYPGDRPTSAAEFGEELQETQRRLGWSVDDMALNSGLNPGLNSGLNAPESNVSKPHITFSPPREADSASGNAARPTRDATGNLPLDLTSFVGRRRELAETKKVLTTNRLVTLAGVGGVGKTRLALQVSRNCRQVFPDGIWLVELGELRDEPLVAEVVAASLGLRNLSARPVQEMLVEHLRPHRALLVLDNCEQMLDAIAGLSQALLQTCPELRILATSREPLGIGGETVLRLSPLTIPDPDQSPSLQGLSGYDAVTLFIERASAVVPTFAITEDNRASVTQICHRLDGLPLPIELAAARLRSMSTTQILEHLTDRYRLLTGGNRTAPTRQQTLQLCVDWSYELCTPLEQKLWARLSVFTGGFELDAVEGICADELTSAEVLDVLVSLIDKSILIREEPTAVVRYRFLETLREYGAEKLAESGEAALLRLRHREWFEQLALRAAAEWIGPAQLDWIARLGREQPNLHEAMELCIAESASDNESGTASTEAGLRIAGAIFPFWFSRGLFSEARHWFDRILACKSDQPTVARLEVLYAACRLAGIQGDAAPAAVLVEEARVCADALGSPDADALASYAYGVVALFSGNPDRAVRDITRAFEVFRPEDNLLRYVWALNHLGLAYHQVGDTSRAIACYDESLSITEPLGETVYRGRSCWNLGLALWADGNHARAEALLRKGLKLARLVDDPFGSAWCMEVLAWIAADAKRYQRAAILMGAVQTLLDEIDTPAIRVLGMTANHEECARVSKLELGARKFETEFKKGAKLKVSEATALALDENPPITVPSDNDGPSLTKRESEVADLVAQGLTNKAIAAKLVISIRTAQGHVEHILTKLGFTSRAQIAGWVVERARSVT
- a CDS encoding C40 family peptidase, giving the protein MAVRTTARTTVLTRILRSAIVIGALTSGAFASTVTGASAQPLAVPSQSTHVQQVAFYSSAGSQAVNAAESKIGAPYVWGATGPSSFDCSGLVQWAYAQAGVSIPRTTYAQEAGGIPVSRADLQPGDLVLYYGGDHVGIYAGNGTVVHAPTSGESVKYAPVDSMPFHAARRY
- the trxA gene encoding thioredoxin produces the protein MATQTLTQANFDETINGSDVVLVDFWASWCGPCRQFAPTFEASADKHADVVHAKVDTEAEQGIAAAANIRSIPTIMAFREGVLVFNQAGALPAPALEDLITQVKALDMDEVRKQIAEQSASAE
- the polA gene encoding DNA polymerase I translates to MSPATTTRSSTSTAATGTSGKADDRPLLMLLDGHSLAFRAFYALPAENFKTQSGQTTNAVYGFTSMLINLLRDEQPTHLAAAFDVSRQTFRAELFPEYKAQRAKAPDEFKGQIDITKDVLGAMGIPVMAEEGFEADDVIATLTTQAEALGYRVLVVTGDRDSLQLVTENVTVLYPKKGVSELTRFTPDAVEEKYSLSPAQYPDFAALRGDPSDNLPGIPGVGEKTATKWIREYGDLQGLVDNVDKVRGKVGDSLRENLANVLLNRQLTEMIRDVPLPYTPEQLVLAPWDREKIHALFDDLEFKVLRDRLFATLSSSEPEAEEGFEVSGDALAPGAVAEWLDAHARTGSRHGVAVLGTRSTFAGDVSALAIAASDGECAYISTTSATAEDEAALGDWLADVSEPKAVHEAKWAIHALRGRGWTLGGLTSDTALAAYLVRPGQRSFNLDDLSLRYLKRELRAESSGQEQLSLLDDTDQLDAEAAETAMLSAQAVLDLAQALDNELESIESTSLLSDMELPLTIELAQIEATGIAVDTAHLHDLQSRFASEVSDAANSAYAVIDKQINLGSPKQLQVVLFEDLDMPKTKKTKTGYTTDAEALQGLFDKTGHPFLEHLLAHRDATRMKVTVDGLLKSVAEDGRIHTTFNQTVAATGRLSSTDPNLQNIPVRNQAGREIRDGFVVGNGFDVLLTADYSQIEMRIMAHVSGDEGLIEAFNTGEDLHSFVGSRAFGVPIEEVIPELRRRVKAMSYGLAYGLSAYGLASQLKISTEEAKQQMDAYFARFGGVRDYLHAVVEQARKDGYTSTLYGRRRYLPDLNSDNRQRREVAERAALNAPIQGTAADIIKVAMINVQKALADAGLKSRMLLQVHDELVLEVVASELEQVTALVKDKMSTAIELSVPLDVSVGTGRSWDSAAH
- a CDS encoding branched-chain amino acid ABC transporter permease — its product is MSRILAFALLVIIAVLTFAGTASAQEPTTTPESPTISTAPAVPDNAVPVSGNLNNGGTRLEGVTVRALDSSGAEVATGESAQNGRWELAVAPGVYTFEIVADTLPDGVSVQATVEREVIAGRANTVIFSFGEVRTASNVSFGEKLVRTTVDGLRFGLVIAIAGVGLSLIYGTTGLTNFAHGEMVTLGAVAAWAFNTSVGIPLIPATLLAIIVGIGIGVLTNGVVWKPLRKRKTGLIAQLVVSIGLAIALRYLILIFFSDRAEPFDDYQGQVEKNWGPIALTDANAAVMVVSLIVLVGVALLLQKTRIGKAMRAVADNRDLAASSGINVERVIMFVWGLGGGLAALGGVLFGISELGGRVQWEMGFKLLLLMFAGITLGGLGTAYGALLGCVIVGLLVQLSTLIINPDLKYIGGLLVLIVILVVRPQGILGSRQRIG